Proteins found in one Pristiophorus japonicus isolate sPriJap1 chromosome 25, sPriJap1.hap1, whole genome shotgun sequence genomic segment:
- the LOC139238061 gene encoding DNA-directed RNA polymerase II subunit RPB1-like, with protein MDLVSTESYQGPTEQNPAPTKPNRATREPLPQRSKLVRTESKLAPNKPNPTPIQPNLAPTAANPSPAKPNSARNEPKTYPTQTGSNRTKPNSNRTERGPNRTETGPNRTGPGPNRTEPDPNRTKPEPIRTIPSQNRIKNGCNRTEPNPDPPEPSPNELNTAPTEPNASPTELNPASTEPNQSPTEPNLSQPNQAATEPNPNTTKPLPNRTATDPNQTKHSSNRT; from the coding sequence ATGGACCTGGTCTCAACTGAATCATACCAGGGCCCAACCGaacagaacccggccccaaccaaaCCAAACCGAGCCACAAGGGAACCCCTCCCCCAACGAAGCAAACTCGTCCGCACCGAATCGAAACTGGCCCCAAACAAACCGAACCCGACCCCAATCCAACCGAACCTGGCACCAACCGCAGCGAACCCATCCCCAGCCAAACCGAACTCAGCCCGAAACGAACCGAAAACCTACCCAACACAAACCGGCTCCAACCGAACCAAACCCAACTCCAACCGAACAGAGCGCGGCCCCAACCGTACTGaaaccggccccaaccgaaccggaccaggccccaaccgaaccgaacccgaccCCAACCGAACTAAACCCGAACCCATCCGAACCATACCTAGCCAGAACCGTATTAAAAACGGCtgcaaccgaaccgaaccgaacccggaccCTCCGGAACCCTCCCCAAACGAACTGAACACGGCCCCAACTGAACCAAACGCGTccccaaccgaactgaacccgGCCTCAACTGAACCGAACCAGTCCCCAACTGAACCAAATCTGTCCCAACCGAACCAGGctgcaaccgaaccgaacccgaacACAACCAAACCACTCCCCAACCGAACAGCAACCGATCCCAACCAAACCAAACACAGCTCCAACCGAACCTAA